A segment of the Methanocalculus alkaliphilus genome:
GATGCAGGCATTGGCGGGGGAGACATTCTTTGTATCTTCCATAGACAATCAGATCGCCGGGTATACAATCGGCTCTCTCGTCTCAGGCGCTCCTGAGAAGGGCTGGATCCTCCGGCTCCAGGTGGCTGAGCCGTACCGGAGACGAGGTATCGGACGAATGCTTCTCCAGCGCCTCCACGAAGAATTCGGGAATATGGATCTCCGGGAGCTCTTCCTCTCGGTATCTCCGGCAAACAGCCGGGCCCTTCCACTGTACCTCTCGTTTGGTTATGAGGAGGTTGCATACCGGACAGAATACTTCGGATCCGGCGAGGACCGGCTCATCCTGAGAAGGCGGTTCTGATACGTATAAGAAAACCCTTAATGGCATTGTTCCCGATACCTTACTGTATGAAACTCCTGATAGCTGTTGCACCTGACCGGTTCCGTGATGAGGAACTGAGTGAGCCACTGAAGATCTTTAATGCCGAGGGGATCGAGGTCGTCATCGGATCGACACAGACCGGGGAATGCCTCGGGATGCTTGGGGATCGGGTGGAGGCGACGGTCACCTTCGCTGATGTTGTTGCGGATGATTATGACGGTATCGTCATCATCGGCGGGATCGGATCACAGGACTTCCTCTGGAGCAGTGTTGAGCTCGTCGGGCTTGTAAAGGACTTGTATGAGGGTGGAAAGGTCGTCTCTGCAATATGCCTCTCCCCCGCGATCCTCGGGATTGCAGGTGTCCTGAACGGGCGTCGGGCAACCTTCTTCGCAAGCCCGGCATCAAACCGGGTGATGGACGAGGCCGGTGCGATCATCTCAAAGGATCCGGTTGTGACCGACGGAATGATCGTGACCGCAAACGGGCCCGGTGCTGCAAAAGCTTTTGGCGAAGCGGTTGTTGCTGCATTGAAACAGTAATTCCATGCCACCGGTCGAAGAGAGGGATTGCAGCCTTATCATCCCTGCATATAACGAGGAGGAGAGGATCCAGGCCTTCCTCCGTGATCTCCTGACCTTTGATGGAGAGGTGATCATCGTTGCCGACGGGACGGATAGTACAGCGGATATCGTCGCTGCGTTTCTTCGCAGCTACCCTGATCGGGATATCCGGTGCCTCTCGTTTGCTACCCGTCTTGGAAAGGGCGGGGGTACCATCGCCGGAATGAAGGCTGCCACCCGCTCCTGCATCGGGTTTTGTGATGCTGATGGATCGACATCGGTTGCGGAGATGAAGCGGCTCTTCTCACGACTCGAATCTGCGGATGTTGTCATCGGATCGCGCTGGCTTGCGGGGTCGGTCATCCCGGTCCGTCAGGGTATTCTTCGACGGTTCCAGAGCAGGCTCTTTAACCTGATCATCCGGCTCCTCTTTGGGCTTGCGTATTCTGATACCCAGTGCGGTGCGAAGGTCTTCCGGGCCGGGGTTCTGGCTGCGGTCCTTGATGAGGTCGCTTCGACCGGATTTGAGTTTGATGTCGAGCTCCTCTGGAGGGCGGAGATGGCGGGATATATCATCATGGAGGAGCCTATCGAGTGGAGTGATCGTGGCGGCTCGAGTGTCGGGCTGAAGGATGCCCTGATGATGCTGCTTGGACTTCTTCGGATCAGGGTTCAATAATGAGCGGTGAGATCGACACACTGGAGCGGGCGTTTCATCTCCATGAGGCAGGGATGTTTGAGGAGTCGCTCGCCCTCTGTCAGGGGAGGAGCGATCCTGCGTATGATATCCTTGCAGCAGAGAACCTCGCCTCGCTTGGACGACTTGATGAAGCGAAGGCGGCCTATAGTGATCTTATCCGATCGGTTCCTGGTTCGGCCCGCCTCCACCGGGGTCTTGGCCGGGTGCTGGAGCTCCAGGGTGATGCATCCGCGTTCAGGGAGTACATGGCGGCGGTCCGGCTCGATCCTGGTGATCGCCATGCCCTCACCAGGTACGCCGCCCTCCTGACAGAGAGAGGGGATCACCGGGCTGCCATCCCTGTCCTGAAGACCCTCCTCCGGCAGCGTAAGGATCTCTCCGCTCTCCATCCCCTCATCACCTCCCTCATCGCCATCGGTGAGGGGGAGGAGGCGATTGCCGTCTGTACACAGTACGGATCCTGCGAGGACGACCATCATCTCTCTATCAGGGCGCTCATCGCCTGCAGGCGGTACGAGGAGGCGGCAGCACTCGCCGGAAAGGCATCTGCCGCTGATCCGCTCCTTCGCCGCCTCTGGCTCTCCTCCCTTGCAAAGATCCGTCCTGGTGAGGCATATACCAGGTACCGGGAGGTCCTCGATGGTATCTGGGATCCGGAACTCGCCTTTGAAGCGGCTCTTCTGGCAAAGCAGCTTGGATACCTGGATGAGGCGGGGGATCTCCTCCAGCAGCTCCTTGCAGATGCCTATGATCCCATCTACCATCTGACATTCTGTGATCTGCTGGTACGTGAGGGATCGATGGAGCAGGCATCAGGTGAGTTCTCACGACTCGTCTCATCGCAGCTTGGGGCGCTTGAGGATCCCGAATCCCTGATCCTGATCATCAGGAAATATATCCGGTTCCTCCTCTCGTGGAAGCCTGAGAAGGAGGTGGTGAAACTGGTGAGCGATCTCCTTGCACCACATCCCACATGGTTCTGCCTCATCCCGCTTGGTGAGATGTATGAGCAGCTTGGGGATCATGTGGCTGCACGGGATGCCTGGTACCGGGGGTACCGGAGTGATTATATCCGGGGCGGACTTGCCTATGCGGCCTATCTTGTTCGTGCCGGTGATGAGCGGGAGAGTGAGAAGGTGATGCTCTATATTCTTTCCCATCTCTCAAAAGTACAGGATCTTGAGATGGTGGCGGGTGCCATCGTCCACGGCGAGGAGAAGCTGTACCGGAAGAGGCGGATCTCCTCGTCGCTTCAGCAGCGGTTACTGAAGGATCTCCCGTCGCTGAGTGCGGATGGGAGGGAGATCCTCGCCGTCACCTCACTCTATGCTGCATCCGGTGCCCTTGATGGCGGGGATTACCAGGCTTGCAAGGAGCATTGTTTAACGGGTCTGGATGTGATGCCCTGCTATCCCTCCTCGATTCGGATCGAGGACTTCATCCCGCTCCTCAGTTTTGCAAAGGAGCATGCACTGACCGAGGATCCGGTGATGCTTCGGAGAGGCGGGGAGGAGAAGGAGGAAGAGGTCTCTCTTGCAGCGCTTCTCAACCTGGATGAGCGGGAGGAGCAGGTCGTTGACTTTATCCGGACGCATACGGAGACGAATGAGATGGAACTTCGGACCCTTCTTGGGACACGGAGGGTTGCCGGAATCATCAACGGGATTATCCGGAAAGCCGGAGATGCCGGGCTTTCCATTATAGAACGACGTGGGATGTCAGAACATGGTGAGGTCTATGCCTGGATTGGAACGTGAACGGGAGAGCGATCTGAGGCTTGCGAGTGTGGGGATCATCAATGCCCTCCGGAGGGGGACGGTTCCGGCATCCGGGCTTGAACGGCTGGCTGTTGGGATCGATGCAGAGGAGCGGGTGATCGCCGGTCAGCTCGATTATGTGGCGACCGGCCGGTCCGATCTGAAGTTCGTCCGGGGCGATTATGGGAGCGGCAAGACCTTCTTCGTCTGCCGGGCTCTTGAGATAGCCCGATCGAGCGGTTTTGTCACCTCTCATCTGGTCATCTCCCCTGATACCCCGCTGCATAAGCTTGCATCAATGTATGGTGCTATCATCGGCGGTCTGAGGACGGAGGCTGGGGAGCGGGCGCTCAAGTCGATCATCGACTCATGGATCTACCGGGTCGAGGAGCGGCTGATCGCGGTCGGCGGAGATGAGGATGAGGAGAAGCTTGAGCAGGAGACATCCGCCGAGATCGAGTCCCTCCTCCTCCGCATCTCCGAGGAGAACAGCGGGCTTGCCGCTGCGGTGCGGACATACTATCATGCGAACAACCGGTGCGACTTCGCCGTTGCCCAGGCGGCCCTCGGCTGGATCGCCGGGGAAGGGACCGTCGGCCGGGCTTTCAAGTCCGAGGCAGGCGTGAAGGGGGCCGTGGATGAGGGGACTGCCCTCCCCTTCCTCCGGGGGATCACCCGGATCATCGTCCAGGCCGGGTACCGGGGCCTGGCAATCGCCATCGATGAGACCGAGACGGCCCAGGGGTCGTCCCGCCCCCTCCGGGAGAAGGGATACGTGAATCTCCGGCGGATCGTGGATGCGGTCGATCGGAACGAGTCTCCGCATACCTTCTTCCTCTTCACCGGAACCCCGTCCTTCTTTGAAGGGTCAAAGGGGATCCGATCCCTCCCCCCGCTCTATGATCGTCTCCAGCTGATCGGGGATGACGGGTTTGCCAATCCCCTCCAGACCCAGATCGTCCTCGCACGGTTCGATGAGAAGCGGCTTGAGGCGGTTGCCTCAAAGGTCGTCGAGATCTATGGCGAGGCATACGGAGAGGTTGACCGGAGCCGGGTGAATCTCCGGTTCATCAGGGCGATGATCACCCGGGTCACCTCCCGGTTCGGGGGCAGGGTCGATGTCATCCCCCGGATCTTCCTCCGGGAGTTTGTGGATATCCTTGATAAATGTGCATTACATGAGGAGTATGATCCGATGCAGAAGTACCGGTTCGAGGGGGGATCGGAGACGGATGTCACGGAGGAGGAACGGGCGGTGATGGAGGTTGCGTGGTGAGGGGCACCTCCTCCCCGCTCAACAGGATGCGGTCTCCCTGCCTACCTATGATGACTTCTCATAAGATGGGCTAAGAGTCGCATTGTACCCTATTCGCCACCCGTTTGCACCATGACATGATCATCGCCGAGATCACGCATGATGTCGCGAAGAGTACGATACCGGCCGGCTTTGATAGCCTCCTCGCTCACTTTGAGGCCATCAATCTCCTCTTGGGAGAGGGTTTCATCATCATACGCTGCGTCTGCGAGGCGATCAATGACGTTCATTGGCATAAAAAATAGGGATGCTATGGTTGGTTATACATTGTGGTTGGGTGTCATTGCGTTTATTGAGGTGATTATGGCGAATGGTGGGTACATGATGCACTTGAATCTGTCAGGATATCAACCCGGTGAACAATCCGACTTTTTCCAGAATCCAACCCTCAGCAAGCGGAGCATTTAATAATTTCAGCGCACTGGATATTGTAGAAAAAACCCGATCCACAACCATGCCACTCTTTGACTTCCTCAGAAAAAGCGACTTCAACAAAGGTGTCGAGCTCTCTTTAGCCGGCCGGTATGACGAAGCGCTTGCCTTATTTGATCGCTCTCTTGCCCGACACCCCGGCCATGCCGATACCTGGCACAACCGGGGTGCTGCACTGAGCAATCTCGGCCGCCATACCGACGCGATCGAGTCTTATGATATGGCGCTTACGCTTGAGCCCGGCCATTGTCCGGCATGGATCAACCGGGGCAATGCCCTTGAGGCGGCCGGCCGGCATGAGGAGGCGATCGAATCCTATGACCGGGCACTGGCGATCAATCCGAAGCATGCAGGTGCCTGGAATGACCGTGGGCTGGCACTGGGTGCCCTTGGGCGGTATGACGAGGCTCTTGACGCCTTTGATCAGGCGGTCCATCATGATGCCGGGTTTGCACTGGGATGGACCAACCGGGGCCATGCCCTTGAGCTAATGGGGCGGCATGAGGAGGCGCTCGACTCGTATGATCGGGCACTGGCAATCGAGACCCGGTATGTGGATGCATGGTCTCTCCGTGGAGCACTCCTCTATGCCCTCGGCAGATATGAGGAGGCGGTTGAATCATGTGATCGGGCGATAGCTATCTACCCGGAGTTCTGCCATGCATGGTATCTCCGGGGCTCTGCCCTCGATGCCCTCGGGAAGCATGCAGAAGCGATTGAATCATGGGAGAAGCTGATCACCTTTGATACAGCAGCCCGGTTTCAATGGTACTACCGGGGGCTGGCGCTCGCCCGGCTTGGACGGTACGTGGAGGCAGGCCAGGCCTATGAGAAAGCACGTGAGAGCCCGCGGCTCTGCATTCTTGATCCCGGCGATGAGGAGATCCGGGAGGCAGAGGAGAGGGGCGTCATCAGGAAGGGGGAGTCCTAAATGGGGCTTCTTTCGTCCTATAACCCTCAATACTGACGGTATATCGGGCTTCGATGGCCTGTCTCAATCACGTGGATGATCATCATCGCATTGTCGATTGTGAGGATTACCCGGTAGTTCCCTACCCGCAGAGAATAAAAATACGGATCACTGCTCCCTTTGAGCTTTTTCACATGATTTTGTGGATTCGTTTCACCGGCGAGTGAGGCCAGCTCCCGGTATACTGCCTTTCCGACAGGTACCGGGAGCCTGCTGAGATCTTTTTTTGCACGGGCTGAGATAAGCACTTTGTACGCCATTTAATCAGGCATCCAAAAGACCAAGCTCGTCTGCAACATCTTCAAGGGATTGAACTCTCCCGGCTTTGATATCGTCAAGCGACTCCTCTATTGCCCGGATGGTTTCATCACTGAGAGGTTCATCGTCGATCGCAGTCTCGATAAGTCGTTCGATGACATCTTCGAATGGTTCCTTCGGGTGCACCTTCAAGGATGCCAACCGGTCCCGGAGATCGGTGCTGATTCGGATTGTTGTGACAGCAGGCATATCGCTATATATTATGATATATCGTCATATACCTTCGCATAGCTGATCAGGTAATCAGGCAGGTGCGTGGAGGGGAGTTCATTCCAGCGGATATCAGGATTGGCCGGACCGAGCCACTATAACACCCTTTTCGGTACGAGCTCCCGGAGGTATGATTCGACCTTCGCATAGACCTCACTCGGGGGTGCATCACGGGAGAACGCCATGCTCATCGTTTGGAACGAGGGCTCGGCACTCCATATCTCCTCCCAGGCGATCTCGATCCCGGAATAGATAGCGGGAACAGAATAGTCGATTGGCGCCCAGATATATGGTGCAGGGATATTCTTCTCCCGCTTTGAAGCCCTCTCGATACAGAGATCGTGGGGCCAATCAATCCATATGATTGCAACCGGCAATTTCGAGCCGAGGAGTGCATCGCAGACCATTTGGGCATACGGACCCATGCCTGAGAACTCAAGGATTGCCGGGGATGGATCAGAACAAGCCTCCAGGAAATAATCCCATGCAGTCTCTTCACCAACGATTGAGCCATCAGAATATCTGATCCGGCAGTCATCAATGGATGTATACGGAAAACCCGTCTCATCTGAAAGGGCCCGTGCGAGTGTTGTCTTCCCGGCACCAAGTGTTCCGATGATGAGAATCTTCATCTTCCCGATTACGGGTTGCCCGAGAGATTGACCTTCCTGCTGTTCCATGCCTCACCATACTATCATGACGTATCTGCCTGCTCATTTCTGTGGCACCCGGATATATAAAGATCGAAATGCCCATTAAAAATGAACCACAGGACTCATACGTCTTTGAGCGCCGCTGCTTTCCATTTTGGTCGGAATACAGGACTGAGAGAAACGAATGGATAGCTAAAGGTAACCTTTCTTTGCCAATGATATTCTCATTATATTAAACCATCTCAATGGAAAAGAACGGTTATATATGGGAGGCGACAAGAGAGATACTGAGGTGGATGTACCATGGATAAAGCGCAGCTCATGGATGTCATCGTGCAGCATCAGGAGATCTTTGCAGAGATACCTGAAGACACGATAGAGCGGGAGATCGATCTCCACAAATATATGCGTGGTAAAGAGATCGTCATCATAACAGGCATCAGGCGATCAGGAAAGAGCACCGTCCTGAAACTCCTTGCAGATCAATACCAGCGACGGGATGAGAATATCCTCTTCATCAATTTTGAGGATATCAGGCTCCTGGATATCACAACAGACAATTACCATGATATCGAAAATATTGCAATAGAATTGTTCTCCCGTAAGAAGAAGACGGTATTCTTCTTTGATGAAATACAGTACGCTCCACAATGGGAACGATGGGTAAACAACCTCCATTTTAAAGGCCATAAAGTCTTTGTCACAGGATCGAATGCGAAGATCCTGGGGGGAGAGATTGCAACAGCACTCACGGGAAGAAATGTCGTGCTGGCTCTCCATCCATTCAGTTTCCGTGAGTATTTACGGCTGAAGGGGATAGAGATCCCGCCGTTTCATCTCCTCACCTCAGATCGATCTGCAGAAATTTTTCATTATTTCAAGGAATATATCGAATATGGCGGGTTTCCCGAGGTCTTAAAAGAGAAGAATATCGAATTATCGGGGTATTATTTCAATGATATCCTGAAGCGGGATATCGAAAACCGCTATGCTGTACGTGAGCAGGCAGGCCTTGCACGTCTTGCCACCTACCTCGCCTCGAATGCCTCATCAAAATTTACCTACTCTACACTGCTAAGCGTAACAGGACTGAAAAGCACAAATACGATCAGCCAGTACATCGGGTACTTCAGGGACTCATATCTCTTCTATACGCTGCCGGCTTTTTATTTCTCCCTGAAGAAACAGGCTCAGGCATCAAAAAAAGTATATGCAGGAGACAACAGCTTCTTAAATACCGTATCATTCAGATTCTCGGAAAACACCGGACAGAAACTTGAAAATCTGGTCTTTCTCCATCTATTGCAGGCAAAGAAAGGGTACTCCCTCTTCTACCACTCCGGTGTATCCGAAAAGGAATGTGACTTTCTGATCATGAAAGAACCATCTGTTCTCTCTGCCATACAGGTATCTGCGGAAATACAGAACAGTGAGACAAAAAAGAGAGATATACACGGACTCCTTGATGCTCTCCATGAATATAATCTTCCAAAGGGATACATCCTGACAATGGACCGTTCCGGCCATGAAGAGATCGACGGCAAGGATCTCATCATCACTCCTGCATGGAAATACATGCTCTATCCGGATCTCTACCCATAGGGGGGGTCAGACATCCGGCAATGATTCTTCATAGTCCGTTGATGCAAAGGTATCTGCTCTATTGATACCGGTTACCTTCTTCCAACCACGAAGATCCCGTGTATCCCACCGATACACAAAAT
Coding sequences within it:
- a CDS encoding DJ-1/PfpI family protein gives rise to the protein MKLLIAVAPDRFRDEELSEPLKIFNAEGIEVVIGSTQTGECLGMLGDRVEATVTFADVVADDYDGIVIIGGIGSQDFLWSSVELVGLVKDLYEGGKVVSAICLSPAILGIAGVLNGRRATFFASPASNRVMDEAGAIISKDPVVTDGMIVTANGPGAAKAFGEAVVAALKQ
- a CDS encoding ATP-binding protein, which encodes MDKAQLMDVIVQHQEIFAEIPEDTIEREIDLHKYMRGKEIVIITGIRRSGKSTVLKLLADQYQRRDENILFINFEDIRLLDITTDNYHDIENIAIELFSRKKKTVFFFDEIQYAPQWERWVNNLHFKGHKVFVTGSNAKILGGEIATALTGRNVVLALHPFSFREYLRLKGIEIPPFHLLTSDRSAEIFHYFKEYIEYGGFPEVLKEKNIELSGYYFNDILKRDIENRYAVREQAGLARLATYLASNASSKFTYSTLLSVTGLKSTNTISQYIGYFRDSYLFYTLPAFYFSLKKQAQASKKVYAGDNSFLNTVSFRFSENTGQKLENLVFLHLLQAKKGYSLFYHSGVSEKECDFLIMKEPSVLSAIQVSAEIQNSETKKRDIHGLLDALHEYNLPKGYILTMDRSGHEEIDGKDLIITPAWKYMLYPDLYP
- a CDS encoding type II toxin-antitoxin system RelE family toxin, whose product is MAYKVLISARAKKDLSRLPVPVGKAVYRELASLAGETNPQNHVKKLKGSSDPYFYSLRVGNYRVILTIDNAMMIIHVIETGHRSPIYRQY
- a CDS encoding DUF7557 family protein gives rise to the protein MPAVTTIRISTDLRDRLASLKVHPKEPFEDVIERLIETAIDDEPLSDETIRAIEESLDDIKAGRVQSLEDVADELGLLDA
- a CDS encoding tetratricopeptide repeat protein, with translation MSGEIDTLERAFHLHEAGMFEESLALCQGRSDPAYDILAAENLASLGRLDEAKAAYSDLIRSVPGSARLHRGLGRVLELQGDASAFREYMAAVRLDPGDRHALTRYAALLTERGDHRAAIPVLKTLLRQRKDLSALHPLITSLIAIGEGEEAIAVCTQYGSCEDDHHLSIRALIACRRYEEAAALAGKASAADPLLRRLWLSSLAKIRPGEAYTRYREVLDGIWDPELAFEAALLAKQLGYLDEAGDLLQQLLADAYDPIYHLTFCDLLVREGSMEQASGEFSRLVSSQLGALEDPESLILIIRKYIRFLLSWKPEKEVVKLVSDLLAPHPTWFCLIPLGEMYEQLGDHVAARDAWYRGYRSDYIRGGLAYAAYLVRAGDERESEKVMLYILSHLSKVQDLEMVAGAIVHGEEKLYRKRRISSSLQQRLLKDLPSLSADGREILAVTSLYAASGALDGGDYQACKEHCLTGLDVMPCYPSSIRIEDFIPLLSFAKEHALTEDPVMLRRGGEEKEEEVSLAALLNLDEREEQVVDFIRTHTETNEMELRTLLGTRRVAGIINGIIRKAGDAGLSIIERRGMSEHGEVYAWIGT
- a CDS encoding GNAT family N-acetyltransferase, encoding MVVIRGFEEPDFDQVVALEMAGSGSVYGASVFIRQMQALAGETFFVSSIDNQIAGYTIGSLVSGAPEKGWILRLQVAEPYRRRGIGRMLLQRLHEEFGNMDLRELFLSVSPANSRALPLYLSFGYEEVAYRTEYFGSGEDRLILRRRF
- the brxD gene encoding BREX system ATP-binding protein BrxD produces the protein MPGLERERESDLRLASVGIINALRRGTVPASGLERLAVGIDAEERVIAGQLDYVATGRSDLKFVRGDYGSGKTFFVCRALEIARSSGFVTSHLVISPDTPLHKLASMYGAIIGGLRTEAGERALKSIIDSWIYRVEERLIAVGGDEDEEKLEQETSAEIESLLLRISEENSGLAAAVRTYYHANNRCDFAVAQAALGWIAGEGTVGRAFKSEAGVKGAVDEGTALPFLRGITRIIVQAGYRGLAIAIDETETAQGSSRPLREKGYVNLRRIVDAVDRNESPHTFFLFTGTPSFFEGSKGIRSLPPLYDRLQLIGDDGFANPLQTQIVLARFDEKRLEAVASKVVEIYGEAYGEVDRSRVNLRFIRAMITRVTSRFGGRVDVIPRIFLREFVDILDKCALHEEYDPMQKYRFEGGSETDVTEEERAVMEVAW
- a CDS encoding AAA family ATPase — encoded protein: MKILIIGTLGAGKTTLARALSDETGFPYTSIDDCRIRYSDGSIVGEETAWDYFLEACSDPSPAILEFSGMGPYAQMVCDALLGSKLPVAIIWIDWPHDLCIERASKREKNIPAPYIWAPIDYSVPAIYSGIEIAWEEIWSAEPSFQTMSMAFSRDAPPSEVYAKVESYLRELVPKRVL
- a CDS encoding glycosyltransferase, with the protein product MPPVEERDCSLIIPAYNEEERIQAFLRDLLTFDGEVIIVADGTDSTADIVAAFLRSYPDRDIRCLSFATRLGKGGGTIAGMKAATRSCIGFCDADGSTSVAEMKRLFSRLESADVVIGSRWLAGSVIPVRQGILRRFQSRLFNLIIRLLFGLAYSDTQCGAKVFRAGVLAAVLDEVASTGFEFDVELLWRAEMAGYIIMEEPIEWSDRGGSSVGLKDALMMLLGLLRIRVQ
- a CDS encoding tetratricopeptide repeat protein codes for the protein MPLFDFLRKSDFNKGVELSLAGRYDEALALFDRSLARHPGHADTWHNRGAALSNLGRHTDAIESYDMALTLEPGHCPAWINRGNALEAAGRHEEAIESYDRALAINPKHAGAWNDRGLALGALGRYDEALDAFDQAVHHDAGFALGWTNRGHALELMGRHEEALDSYDRALAIETRYVDAWSLRGALLYALGRYEEAVESCDRAIAIYPEFCHAWYLRGSALDALGKHAEAIESWEKLITFDTAARFQWYYRGLALARLGRYVEAGQAYEKARESPRLCILDPGDEEIREAEERGVIRKGES